CTTTCCCGATGTCATACTCTGCCCTACACGGTATAGCTACCACAGCATACGTCGGACAGCTTCTCTGGTACAGACATGACAACACCATGGATAGCACGCGATGCGAGACGAACCCTTCCGCTCCCCCTCATTCGCCGCATCCCTCGTATGGCAATACGAACAGGCGCATGCACCGCCCGTAGGGGCGGGTTTTGAACCCGCCCCTACCCCATCTGTATCGTGCAGGTAATCCCCACAGATCGTTGCGGAGGAGACGGATTGTCACAGTTCACCGCATATCCGGTGACATGCAGTGATGCACCGTATCATTGATATGAACGGTGGCACTGGTGCCGTGAGGAGCAGCACCTCGCTGAAGCCACCTCTCTGCCGGAAAACGGCAGGATGCGAGGCAATGCTTCGTACCCAGGAGTGAGGCCACATTGCGACCTCATCACAGCAGGCGAAACCAAATGGACGTGCGCTACCCTCTACTTATCGCCAGATCGCATAATGCGCAAAAAGCGCCACCCGTACTGCACAAACGAGAGGCTAAAGGGGATCAAGGCGATGTAGAGAGCCGGCTTGCCCCAGCGGGGGCCACCGGCCAGGTACAGCAACGCCACAATCGTCATTGCCAGGGTGGTCAATTTTCCGCTACTGGCCGCCGTCGTGATATGCGCTTTACGGCGCAGGACAATTAATCCGGCCAGTAAAATCCCAACATCCCGGAAGATGAGTAAGCCGGTTGCCCACCACGGAAATCCCCGTGTGCGCGAGAGCATCACTGCTGCTGAGTCAATCAGCACCTTATCGGCAATTGGATCGAGAATCTGGCCGAGCTTCGATACCTCTCCCCGCCGGCGGGCCAGTGGCCCGTCGAGAGCGTCGGTGAGCATTGTAATCGCCAGTAAGACCAACGCCCGCTGACGCCGATCACTGCGCTGCATGTAGTAGATGGTCGCCGGCAATAGCAGGATGCGGCTGATCGTCAACAGGTTCGATGGGTAGAGTAGCTCCCGCGGCTGAATAAGATCACGGAGCGCCATTGAGTCCTCCTCTTACGATGACAGTGTCGGCGAAGCAGGAGAGGACGTTACTTGCTGAACCGTTTGTCCCAGGAGATGCCCGAATACAAAGGTTGCGTATGGAATGCTAACTACCAAACCAACTAACAACGCAAATGTGCCAAAACTGGCGACAGTACCACACAATAGCGAGAGCAGCCACAGTACCAGCCATTCTGCCGGATAGCGTTGCAGCAGTGCCCACACACTGCCTGGTTGGAAAGCGGCGCTGACCGAGCCGGTCTGCACGTAGCGACCTATACCGACGATCAACAGTATTTGAATGATCAGAGACAGCGGCACAATAAAAACACTGGAACAGAGCATCAAACCGATCAAGATGATGAACGTTGATTCACTATTGCCGGCAAAGGCAATGGAGGCGCCAAGCAGGCAGCTAAACAGACACGAGATCAGGAAGATGGGTAAGGAGTAGACAATGCAAATGGTAGCGCTGTACACTCCTGCAGAGAACAGAGCGCCAAGCTGATTCAATTGCGGCAAGGGACGCTCTTGCCCATTAGCGACTGCCCGCGCGATTGCGACGATGCAACCTAACCCGACGATCTGCCCAATCACGGGAATCAACTGTAACAGACCGATCACCAGCGTTATTTTCCACCAGCCTGGGTCATCGAAGACAAAGCTGAAAGCACGAGTTACGTTCATAAGATTTCCTGGATGTAGCCCTTCACGAATATCTTACAGGATACCACGTAACAGTTGTTATATCTGCAACCCGGCAGAGTTGACTCCTGTTCGATCTGTATGAATGATGGCAGGGTATGTCACATCTTGACTGACACTGCGGACTCGTTTAGGTTGCCAGGCTCGTGCCGGCACGCTGGCAGCGTGCCCTCAGCAAGTTACTGGTGGTTCACCAGCGGCGCACAAACTGATTCACGCACCGTCACCCAGGCCCGTACCAGCATGATGAATGGCGAGCGTGTCGTGGTGGTGCTGCGTCCAATGGCAGTATGCGACCCGCTCCCACCCTATCCCGCCCCCGCTGGGCTATGCATTACCCATATATCACGCTACATTAAGCCAGGCTGCAAGCACTCCCCGTGGCGCAGGTGGTGTGGCGCGGGCTTCCAGCCCGCGTACAGGTATCATCTTTATCGCCGTCAGGCAGGCTTCCAGCCTGCCCCACGGTCTGATACATCATCTACCCCGCCACTACTGCAACCATCCGCTTCCCGTTCGTGATGTGAGACCCACACAACAGCGGTGCAACGTGATAGTGCCCAGGATGGTGCACGATGAGCTTGCTCCTGATGAGCGAAGCGGTTGACAACTTGCTTATGGGTAATGCATAGCGCTGCGCGGGAGCGGGGAGTGTAAAGGCTGCGATCACATCTGAACAACCATCCATTACACGCGATGCAAGGCATTCCCATTCACCACGTCCCTTGTATGATAAGGTGAACGGCACAGGTACCGTCTGTAGGGGCGGGTTTAGAACCCGCCCCTACCGAACCCGCCCCGACGCACCACCGGCACCAGCACGCTGTGGGGCAGGCGGTCGGCCCGCGTTCAGCCATCCTCGCTACCGCTGCGCCCAATGACACGCTGCGCGGCGTCCATTCAATACAGTGTGACAGCGGAAAGGTGCTGTTCGGGTGACAACCATACCGCACTCAGGCGTGGAGTGCCTGCTGCGCCTGTTGTTCGGCAGCTACGTAGAGCTGCGCACCCACCAGTTGGGCAAAGACACCTGCACTGCATCCCAGCCAGGCCGACAGGAGAATAATGAACCAGGGAGCATTGACAACGATAAGACCAGCCGTAAGTGCAACCATAATGGCGGCAGGTAGATACGCGGCCAGGCTGGCCAGTCGCGCTCGCCAAAAGTAGGGGCGGTATGGCGGAGTAAAGGCACGGCGGAGCGGCTCCCGACTCAACGCCTGTTCGATTCGTCCTTCTTCAGCAAAAATCAGACGACCAATAGGCGCCACCCCGATCAGGAACAGGATCAGCCAGACCAACCCCGTCAGCGCCAGAATGCCCTGCATTACCGGTTCGAGCAGTTCGGTTTGGGCGGCTAACACGAGGGCCAGGCCACTACAGGTGAGTAATAGCCCCCCCACCATCAGTGGCAAGACGAAGAAGGCCAGATCGATCAAGAGGGCCAAAATGCCGGTCAACGCACGCAGCGTCCAGTCGCGCCAGGGCGGTAGCGGGAAGGGAAAGCCGCGTCGGCTATTGTCGTAGCTTTCCATAATGAAACCAACGGCCAGTGGCAGGCCGATGATGGTCATCGCCAGCGCACCATGCAGCAGGCATTTGCGCCACCAGGTTGGATCGCGACAGACGAGGGCAATGGCCGCACGTAACGTAGCAGGCGATGAAGAGGTGTACACTACTCCGACTCTCCGTTCAGGTAGCGGCGCAGCAGGTCGAGAGCTGCTGTACCGATAAACTCAAATCCATCAGCCGAACGCAGATCAAAGGGGCGGGTCAGGCGTCGTTCACCATCGGGGGTTACCAGCGCGAGCGACACGGCGGTAAATCCCTGATCGTTTGGCCCACTCGCCGACTGCACCCCCAGCCCAATCGTGCTCTGCCAGCGCTCGGCGACATTCGCCGCACCGGCATAGGCCAGATCGGAGGATGCCTGCGCATCAGCCGGGCTATCAAGTGGATGTATCTCGGCACCACGTAGTACCTGTTCAACATTGGGCAACGACAAGAGCGCCTTAAACACGGGAGCCTGGGCAATTCCTTCGTACAGGGCAATGGTCTGTTGCCGTTCACGCAGCAGCCGGGCCACAGTCGCCGGCAAATCTTCCTCACCCAACAGGTACGGCCCCAGGCGTTCGCGGATGATGGCTTCGGTTTGGGCAATCATCGCTTCCGCTTCCGCCTGGCTTTCCGCACGGGCACCAATCCGCAGCTCGTAGCGCGCACGCTTGGCCGAAATGCCAACGGTTGGGTTGGCCTGCTGCATCAGATCGGCGATCCGTTCACCAATCACACTTTCACCAAGCCCCACCGCATGCAAGGTACGAACGAGGATCACAGTTGTGATCCCACGTTCATCGCGCAGGTACGGCAATACGGCCGTCTCAAACAGGTACCGCATCTCGCCTGGCACGCCGGGCAGCACGATCACTGTCCCCCGCTCGTCTTCGACCAGAAAAGCGGGCGCAGTACCACGGGGATTGGGAATGATCCGGGCGCCTGCCGGAACATACGCCTGCCGCCGATTGCTCTCGCTCATCGGTCGATTCATGGCCGCAAAGCGGGCCGCAATCTGGTCGAGCAGTTCGGGATGAAATTCCAGGGGACGATCAAGCGCTGCGGCAACCGCTTCACGGGTCACATCGTCGAGGGTTGGGCCGAGACCACCGGTACAGATCACCAGATCGGCCCGCTCAAGCGCCTCGCGCACTGCCGCCGTAATCCGACCTTCGTTATCGCCAACCACCGTTTTGCGATAGACATTGACACCGGCAGCGGCCAATTGACGGGCAAGATAGGCGCTGTTGGTGTCGATGGTGACACCTAACAGTAACTCTGAACCGATAGCGATGATCTCGGCATCCATGCTTCCCTCACGACGATACAAACTCCACGCGGTTGCGAATGTGGCAGATAGCCATGCCGGTCAGGGTTGATCCATCCACTGCACGATCCACTTCACCCGCCCGGTCAATATGTATCACAGCGAATGGCGGAAGCCAGGCTTCCACGCCACTGCGCTCCATTTCAGGCGTATGCGACCTGCACCAACCCGGCAATCGTTCCCGCCAGCGTGCAATCTATGCGCTTCCCACGACGAGCGGATGGTACGTCTCCGCCAGACGGTCAGGTGCTCTGTTGATGACATCTGCGCCCCAGTGAGCACAGGTTCAAGCCTGTGCTCGATTGGGGCGATCACCACAGCTTTGCAGCGCTGAATGAGCTGACGGACTGGTTATGCTGCCGAGTCAGGTGGTGGTTCGCTCAAGCGCTTGCGATACTCGCGCCACAACTCCTGCTCGCGCTCGGCGGCAGCTCGCTGGCCGGCGGCAATCGCTGCGCGTAACCGTTCGGCAAACGACTGGCGCACACTGCTGGCGCGTGCTGCAAGGCGTTGGCGGGTCTCATTCCCTGAACGCGGATTGAACAGGGCAACCGCAGCGAAGCCCAACGCTGCACCAACGACCAACCCGGCGACAAACGCACCGGTTGCTGATGCGCTTTGCCGTTCGTGTTCACGACGCAATGCGGCTAACAGGCGTTGGGCAGCTTCACGTTCAGCCGCCAATGCTTCGAGGGTTGCCGTGCGTTCAGCGTGGATCGACTCGGCAAAGCGGCGAGCCACTTCGGCGATAGCATCGTTCTCAACCGTCATTGGAACACTCCTCAACTGCGGGTGCGAATCTCCTCCAGAGCACGGGCCAGGAATGCATCAACCGGCATTGCGCCAAGGTCTTCACCTGCGCGGGTGCGTACTGCAACAGAGTCAGCAGCTTCCTCCCTGGCGCCGATTATAAGCATATACGGAATCTTCTGCAACTGAGCACGGCGAATCTTGCCCTGCATGCGGTCGCGGTTGTCGTCGAGTTCGACCCGCAGCCCCGCCATGAACAGGCGCTGGCGCACCTGGCGGGCAAACTCCATCTGTTTATCGGTAATCGGGATGACGACCGCCTGCACCGGCGCCAGCCAGAGCGGAAACGCGCCGCCGTAGTGCTCGATCAGGATACCCATAAACCGCTCGGTCGTGCCGGTAACGGCGCGGTGCAAGACCACCGGTGTGTGGGGTTTGTCGTCTTCGCCGATATATTCACACCCCAGACGGGCCGGCTGGATAAAATCGACCTGGATGGTGCTCAGTTGCCATTCACGCCCCAGCACATCGCGGGCAAGGAAGTCGGCTTTCGGGCCGTAGAATGCCGCTTCACCTTCGACTTCAAAGTACTCGACACCGTTGGCTTCCAGTGCACTGCGCAGCGCGGCGGTTGCCAGCTCCCACTTCTCATCGTCCTGAACGTATTTGCCTTCGCTGCCGCGCAACGATAGCCGCACTTTGTAATCGGTAAACTGATAGGTGCCCAGCACTTCGCGAATGACCTGGAGCGCCAGGCTGAACTCTTCTTGTATCTGATCGGGCCGACAGAAGATGTGGCAGTCGTCTTGGGTTAAGGCGCGCACGCGCGTTAAGCCGCTCAGCGCTCCACTATCTTCATACCGATAGAGCGTCGCAAATTCGGCAAACCTTAGCGGAAGGTCGCGGTAACTGATCACGCCAAGCTGGTTGTAGAGCGTCATGTGGCTGGGGCAGTTCATCGGCTTCAGCCGGAAGACAAGGTCTTCGCTCTCGACCATCGGCGGGAACATGCTGTCACGGTAGTTGTCGTAGTGGCCCGACTTGCGGTAAAGCTGTTCCTTCACCACATTGCCCGTCCAGACATGTTGATACCCGTAGCGGGTCTGGACTTCGCGCACAAACTTCTCCATTTCGTGGCGAATGATTTCCCCTTTGGGGGTGAAGATCGGCAGACCGGGACCAATATCATCTGAAAAGAAGAAGAGTCCCAGCTCTTTGCCCAGACGGCGGTGGTCGCGCTTACGCGCCTCTTCCAACCGGTGCAGATAGGCTTCCAGCTCCTCTTTCGTATTCCAGCCGGTGCCGTAGATACGCTGCAACTGCCGATTCTTCTCATCACCCCGCCAGTAGGCGCCGGCGATGCTCATCAGCTTGAAGGCTTCGGGATTGATCTCGCCGGTATGGTTGAGATGCGGACCGCGGCAGAGGTCCTCGAACGTATCCTGGCGGTAGGTTGAGATGACGGTATCGCCGTGGTGCGTCTCGCCATATTCATCAAGCCCTTTGGCCAGGCCTTCGATCAATTCCAGTTTATACGGTTGATTGGCAAAGATCTGACGAGCCTCTTCAGCCGTCACCTCACGGTAGATGAAGGGGTGATTGCCGGCAATAATCCGCTTCATCCGTCGCTCGATCTCGCTCAAGTCTTCGGGCGTGAGCGGGCGCGGCAGATCAAAGTCGTAGTAAAAGCCGTTTTCAATCGGTGGCCCAATCGCAATTTTGGCATCGGGAAAGATTTCGAGCACAGCCTGGGCCATCACGTGGGCCAGCGAATGCCGCAGGCGGTAATAGGGATCGCTGTTGGGATCGACTGGCATACTGG
This genomic window from Chloroflexus aurantiacus J-10-fl contains:
- the thrS gene encoding threonine--tRNA ligase, yielding MPVDPNSDPYYRLRHSLAHVMAQAVLEIFPDAKIAIGPPIENGFYYDFDLPRPLTPEDLSEIERRMKRIIAGNHPFIYREVTAEEARQIFANQPYKLELIEGLAKGLDEYGETHHGDTVISTYRQDTFEDLCRGPHLNHTGEINPEAFKLMSIAGAYWRGDEKNRQLQRIYGTGWNTKEELEAYLHRLEEARKRDHRRLGKELGLFFFSDDIGPGLPIFTPKGEIIRHEMEKFVREVQTRYGYQHVWTGNVVKEQLYRKSGHYDNYRDSMFPPMVESEDLVFRLKPMNCPSHMTLYNQLGVISYRDLPLRFAEFATLYRYEDSGALSGLTRVRALTQDDCHIFCRPDQIQEEFSLALQVIREVLGTYQFTDYKVRLSLRGSEGKYVQDDEKWELATAALRSALEANGVEYFEVEGEAAFYGPKADFLARDVLGREWQLSTIQVDFIQPARLGCEYIGEDDKPHTPVVLHRAVTGTTERFMGILIEHYGGAFPLWLAPVQAVVIPITDKQMEFARQVRQRLFMAGLRVELDDNRDRMQGKIRRAQLQKIPYMLIIGAREEAADSVAVRTRAGEDLGAMPVDAFLARALEEIRTRS
- a CDS encoding CDP-alcohol phosphatidyltransferase family protein, with translation MALRDLIQPRELLYPSNLLTISRILLLPATIYYMQRSDRRQRALVLLAITMLTDALDGPLARRRGEVSKLGQILDPIADKVLIDSAAVMLSRTRGFPWWATGLLIFRDVGILLAGLIVLRRKAHITTAASSGKLTTLAMTIVALLYLAGGPRWGKPALYIALIPFSLSFVQYGWRFLRIMRSGDK
- a CDS encoding DUF4013 domain-containing protein, which produces MNVTRAFSFVFDDPGWWKITLVIGLLQLIPVIGQIVGLGCIVAIARAVANGQERPLPQLNQLGALFSAGVYSATICIVYSLPIFLISCLFSCLLGASIAFAGNSESTFIILIGLMLCSSVFIVPLSLIIQILLIVGIGRYVQTGSVSAAFQPGSVWALLQRYPAEWLVLWLLSLLCGTVASFGTFALLVGLVVSIPYATFVFGHLLGQTVQQVTSSPASPTLSS
- a CDS encoding CinA family nicotinamide mononucleotide deamidase-related protein, producing the protein MDAEIIAIGSELLLGVTIDTNSAYLARQLAAAGVNVYRKTVVGDNEGRITAAVREALERADLVICTGGLGPTLDDVTREAVAAALDRPLEFHPELLDQIAARFAAMNRPMSESNRRQAYVPAGARIIPNPRGTAPAFLVEDERGTVIVLPGVPGEMRYLFETAVLPYLRDERGITTVILVRTLHAVGLGESVIGERIADLMQQANPTVGISAKRARYELRIGARAESQAEAEAMIAQTEAIIRERLGPYLLGEEDLPATVARLLRERQQTIALYEGIAQAPVFKALLSLPNVEQVLRGAEIHPLDSPADAQASSDLAYAGAANVAERWQSTIGLGVQSASGPNDQGFTAVSLALVTPDGERRLTRPFDLRSADGFEFIGTAALDLLRRYLNGESE
- a CDS encoding YtxH domain-containing protein yields the protein MTVENDAIAEVARRFAESIHAERTATLEALAAEREAAQRLLAALRREHERQSASATGAFVAGLVVGAALGFAAVALFNPRSGNETRQRLAARASSVRQSFAERLRAAIAAGQRAAAEREQELWREYRKRLSEPPPDSAA
- a CDS encoding DUF4013 domain-containing protein; this translates as MYTSSSPATLRAAIALVCRDPTWWRKCLLHGALAMTIIGLPLAVGFIMESYDNSRRGFPFPLPPWRDWTLRALTGILALLIDLAFFVLPLMVGGLLLTCSGLALVLAAQTELLEPVMQGILALTGLVWLILFLIGVAPIGRLIFAEEGRIEQALSREPLRRAFTPPYRPYFWRARLASLAAYLPAAIMVALTAGLIVVNAPWFIILLSAWLGCSAGVFAQLVGAQLYVAAEQQAQQALHA